Proteins from one Phocoena sinus isolate mPhoSin1 chromosome 8, mPhoSin1.pri, whole genome shotgun sequence genomic window:
- the LOC116758377 gene encoding alpha/beta hydrolase domain-containing protein 17A-like — MCHQSKPVSSTGMKVVSASSNVIPQVPDTVLVQRPIMTELCCLFCCPPCPGRIAAKLAFLPPEPTYSLVPEPEPGPGGAGAAPSGTLRASAGTPRRWKLHLMDRADFQYSQRELDTIEVFLTKSSRGNRISCMYVHCVPGARYTVLFSHGNAVDLGQMSSFYIGLGTRLNCNIFSKF; from the exons ATGTGTCACCAGAGCAAGCCAGTAAGCTCCACGGGGATGAAGGTCGTCTCTGCCTCATCCAATGTTATACCCCAGGTGCCTGACACAGTGTTGGTTCAGAGGCCCATAA TGACTGAGCTCTGCTGCCTCTTCTGCTGCCCGCCCTGCCCCGGCCGCATCGCCGCCAAGCTCGCCTTCCTGCCTCCAGAGCCCACCTACTCGCTGGTGCCTGAGCCTGAGCCCGGGCCTGGTGGGGCCGGGGCCGCCCCTTCGGGGACCCTGCGGGCCTCGGCCGGCACCCCCAGGCGCTGGAAGCTCCACCTGATGGATCGCGCCGACTTCCAGTACAGCCAGCGTGAGCTGGACACCATCGAGGTCTTCCTGACTAAGAGCAGCCGGGGCAACCGCATCTCCTGCATGTATGTGCACTGTGTGCCCGGCGCCAGGTACACGGTCCTCTTCTCGCACGGCAACGCAGTGGACCTGGGCCAGATGAGCAGCTTCTACATCGGGCTGGGCACGCGCCTCAACTGCAACATCTTCtccaaattttaa